The following proteins come from a genomic window of Candidatus Eisenbacteria bacterium:
- a CDS encoding aminotransferase class I/II-fold pyridoxal phosphate-dependent enzyme — protein sequence MFPFAERVTSLPKYAFARTDEMKARARSEGKDLIDLAIGNPDLRPPRSAIDALHRALDDSAHQLHRYSPFNGIPVFREAVARWYKTRFDVDVDPDREVLPVIGSKEGLAKLALAFLNPGDTAIIPSPAYPAYFPSVHVAGGVAHQMPLLEELGFQPDLDAIPADTAAKAKYIVINYPNNPTGGIETDLLEKVVAFGERTNTLVVSDIAYSELPLDDDVHPRSIFQIDRDKKNSIEFQSFSKTYCMAGWRVGFVVGNPEIIAMLYKLKSTADFSVFPAIQAAAADVLTGPQDFLKELRGVYRERRDVLVKGLCGLGWKVASPKAGMYVWTRMPEKYENASQFTDELVLATGVSISPGEGFGKYGAGFVRMALVQPKERIAEAVKRIDAWGGLG from the coding sequence ATGTTTCCATTCGCTGAACGTGTGACTTCGCTCCCCAAGTACGCCTTCGCCCGCACCGACGAAATGAAGGCGCGCGCCAGGAGTGAAGGAAAAGACCTGATCGACCTCGCCATCGGCAATCCCGACCTGCGCCCACCCCGGTCCGCGATCGACGCCCTGCACCGGGCTCTCGACGACTCCGCTCACCAGCTCCACCGTTACTCCCCCTTCAACGGCATCCCGGTCTTCCGGGAAGCGGTGGCCCGCTGGTACAAGACGCGCTTCGACGTGGACGTGGATCCGGACCGGGAGGTGTTGCCGGTCATCGGCTCCAAGGAAGGTCTGGCCAAGCTGGCCCTCGCCTTCCTGAATCCGGGGGACACGGCGATCATTCCCTCCCCCGCTTATCCCGCTTACTTCCCGAGCGTACACGTCGCCGGCGGCGTGGCGCACCAGATGCCTTTATTGGAGGAACTCGGCTTTCAGCCCGATCTGGACGCCATCCCGGCGGACACGGCGGCGAAGGCGAAGTACATCGTGATCAACTATCCGAACAACCCGACCGGCGGGATCGAGACGGACCTGCTGGAGAAGGTGGTCGCCTTCGGCGAGCGGACGAACACGCTGGTGGTCTCCGACATCGCTTATTCGGAACTCCCCTTGGACGACGATGTGCATCCCCGCTCGATCTTCCAGATCGATCGCGACAAAAAGAACTCCATCGAGTTCCAGTCCTTCTCCAAGACCTACTGCATGGCGGGCTGGCGGGTCGGCTTCGTCGTCGGGAACCCGGAGATCATCGCCATGCTTTACAAGCTGAAGAGCACCGCCGACTTCAGCGTCTTCCCCGCCATCCAGGCGGCGGCGGCGGATGTGTTGACCGGCCCGCAAGATTTTCTGAAGGAGTTGCGCGGGGTCTACCGCGAGCGGCGGGATGTCCTCGTGAAGGGTCTCTGCGGGCTCGGTTGGAAGGTGGCCTCCCCCAAGGCGGGAATGTACGTCTGGACCCGCATGCCGGAGAAGTACGAGAACGCCTCGCAGTTCACCGATGAATTGGTTCTCGCCACGGGCGTTTCGATCAGCCCGGGGGAAGGATTCGGAAAGTACGGCGCCGGCTTCGTCCGCATGGCCCTGGTGCAGCCGAAGGAGCGCATCGCGGAAGCGGTGAAGAGGATCGACGCCTGGGGCGGCCTCGGCTAG
- a CDS encoding polysaccharide deacetylase family protein: MVVLAYHQVDRRLDFAWNMISPERLARQMELLARRGWRGVPFREAIGGESRIVGITFDDALDGVVRFGLPVLRSFGFRATLFVPTAWAGRRNGWDTRLAGRRVVHAGWDSLARAAGEGWEIGSHGHTHRDLTLLPAEEAEREIRVSREIILRRTGIRAESIAWPFGQADERLSGAARRAGFRRGCLAVPDGDPADPFRIGRIGVRRFDGEAEFLSKIEGGPLYRCQVWKDRVAHFVSLATPRLWQRIRRIDAA; the protein is encoded by the coding sequence GTGGTCGTCTTAGCCTATCATCAGGTGGACCGCAGGCTCGATTTCGCCTGGAACATGATCTCCCCCGAGCGGCTCGCGCGCCAAATGGAGCTTCTCGCCCGCCGGGGTTGGCGGGGGGTTCCTTTCCGCGAGGCGATCGGCGGCGAGTCACGGATCGTGGGGATCACCTTCGACGACGCATTGGACGGGGTGGTCCGTTTCGGCCTTCCGGTTCTTCGCTCTTTCGGGTTCCGGGCCACCCTGTTCGTCCCCACCGCCTGGGCGGGGCGGCGGAATGGTTGGGACACCCGTCTGGCGGGGCGGCGCGTCGTCCACGCCGGTTGGGACTCGCTCGCCCGGGCGGCCGGCGAGGGGTGGGAGATCGGTTCTCACGGCCACACCCACCGCGACCTGACGTTGCTTCCCGCCGAGGAGGCGGAGAGGGAAATCCGCGTCTCACGGGAGATCATTCTGCGGCGGACCGGTATTCGCGCCGAATCGATCGCATGGCCGTTCGGTCAAGCGGATGAACGGCTTTCCGGCGCGGCGCGCCGGGCGGGTTTCCGGCGGGGCTGCCTCGCCGTTCCCGACGGAGATCCCGCGGACCCCTTCCGTATCGGGCGGATCGGGGTGAGACGCTTCGACGGCGAAGCCGAATTTCTTTCGAAAATCGAGGGGGGCCCTCTCTACCGTTGCCAGGTGTGGAAGGACCGGGTCGCCCATTTCGTCTCTCTCGCCACGCCTCGGTTGTGGCAGAGGATCCGGAGGATCGACGCGGCATGA
- a CDS encoding UbiA family prenyltransferase, whose amino-acid sequence MKGLLDRFFLTRPVVLIPAWAFLGTGYLRALESGGDTATRYEAILLPFLLLTLMLAGVYVINQIYDRDTDRENGKLFLIAQGHVSLRDAWIEALLLVLVSLIAAALFRPADLPWLAGSGLLGFLYSADPVRLKGRPIADMIANAVGYGGVTFLYGFSLVRAPGTEDLLHALPYIFLVGGVFLHTALVDVRGDRKAGLRTSAVLLGPRGTSTFAFVLLVLAAGAGVLLGEPYPTLAAIGASPFFLWGLIRPGEKGSTLSFQWGSLLFILLLVIRAPWFGFFLVGLLAVTRLYYKLRFHMVYPRLDF is encoded by the coding sequence ATGAAAGGATTGTTGGATCGTTTCTTTCTGACCCGCCCGGTGGTGCTGATCCCCGCTTGGGCTTTTCTCGGCACGGGTTATCTCCGGGCGCTCGAATCGGGCGGAGACACGGCGACGCGGTACGAGGCGATTCTGCTCCCCTTTCTTCTCCTTACGCTCATGCTCGCCGGCGTGTACGTGATCAACCAGATCTACGACCGGGACACCGACCGCGAGAACGGCAAGCTCTTTCTGATCGCCCAAGGGCACGTCTCTCTCCGCGACGCCTGGATCGAGGCGCTCCTGCTGGTCCTCGTTTCGCTGATCGCGGCGGCTCTCTTCCGGCCCGCCGATCTCCCGTGGCTCGCCGGCAGCGGCCTTCTCGGCTTTCTCTATTCCGCCGATCCGGTCCGCCTCAAGGGGCGGCCGATCGCCGACATGATCGCCAACGCCGTCGGATACGGAGGAGTCACCTTCCTCTACGGTTTCTCGCTGGTGCGCGCGCCCGGGACGGAGGATCTCCTCCACGCGCTTCCCTATATTTTTCTGGTGGGGGGCGTTTTCCTTCACACGGCCCTGGTGGACGTCCGGGGGGACCGGAAGGCGGGACTGAGAACGAGCGCCGTTCTGCTCGGTCCGCGCGGCACATCGACGTTCGCCTTCGTCTTGTTGGTGCTCGCGGCGGGCGCCGGCGTTCTGCTGGGTGAGCCTTATCCGACCCTTGCGGCGATCGGCGCCTCCCCCTTCTTCCTCTGGGGTCTCATCCGTCCGGGAGAGAAGGGGAGCACGCTCAGCTTCCAATGGGGGAGCCTGCTCTTCATCCTCCTCCTCGTTATTCGCGCTCCGTGGTTCGGCTTCTTCTTGGTCGGCCTGCTGGCGGTGACGCGGCTCTATTACAAACTGCGTTTCCACATGGTCTACCCGCGCCTCGATTTTTAA
- a CDS encoding DUF4388 domain-containing protein, which produces MGLRGDLGDFGAIEVLQLLAGQEKTGVLRLYQGRSRVSLVFDSGRIVSTWDRTIHFADPFKSYLLSQRVLPEHQTMKALRLEARSDLPFAEIMIREGMMDMPELSRLVQAQILREVRAILGWGQGRFEFFPDPSVRPYIPGVHVKVETLLLEAARQIDEADAGKKTPKREESRLEKLRPAALTAKTRRVMAHAALLVLLPTVSLLLSGRLFPPPAAAPSDAPLFGERVAGFHAEREVRNLRLVLEMYRALHDHYPDNLNQLVRAKLLSPRRLVMLRNLEISYRPIRGGTRYFLQSGRYGPLVRGIPAGAVTPIRPVPEPIRSGSLDPERPLRD; this is translated from the coding sequence ATGGGTCTCCGCGGCGATCTGGGCGATTTCGGCGCCATCGAGGTCCTGCAGCTTCTGGCGGGGCAGGAAAAGACCGGCGTGCTCCGCCTCTACCAGGGCCGGAGCCGGGTCTCCCTCGTTTTCGATTCGGGACGGATCGTCTCCACCTGGGATCGGACCATTCACTTCGCGGATCCCTTCAAGAGCTACCTGCTCAGCCAAAGGGTTCTTCCGGAACACCAGACCATGAAAGCGCTCCGCCTCGAAGCGCGGAGCGACCTCCCCTTCGCGGAGATCATGATCCGTGAAGGAATGATGGACATGCCGGAACTCTCCCGGCTGGTCCAAGCCCAGATCCTCCGGGAGGTGCGGGCGATCCTCGGGTGGGGCCAAGGACGCTTCGAGTTCTTCCCCGACCCCTCGGTGCGGCCCTACATCCCCGGCGTTCACGTCAAAGTGGAGACCCTTCTCCTGGAGGCGGCCCGGCAGATCGACGAAGCGGATGCGGGGAAGAAAACACCGAAACGGGAGGAATCGCGTCTGGAGAAGCTGCGGCCCGCGGCTCTCACGGCGAAGACGCGCCGCGTGATGGCGCACGCCGCCCTCCTCGTTCTGCTCCCCACAGTCTCCCTTCTTCTTTCGGGAAGACTTTTCCCGCCCCCCGCGGCGGCGCCGTCGGACGCGCCCCTCTTCGGGGAACGCGTGGCGGGCTTTCACGCCGAGCGGGAGGTCCGCAATCTCCGTCTCGTCCTGGAGATGTACCGCGCGCTGCACGACCACTATCCCGACAATCTCAACCAACTGGTGCGGGCGAAACTGCTCAGCCCGCGGCGGCTGGTGATGCTCCGAAACCTGGAGATCTCTTACCGTCCCATCCGCGGCGGCACCCGCTATTTCCTGCAGTCCGGTCGCTACGGCCCGCTGGTGCGCGGCATCCCCGCCGGCGCCGTAACGCCGATCCGCCCGGTGCCGGAACCGATCCGTTCCGGCTCCCTCGACCCGGAACGGCCCCTTCGGGACTGA
- a CDS encoding tetratricopeptide repeat protein gives MRKQGIAGILFLFVLLTAGIVGAQTAEWEGESESLLSPLPTVDSERTAHRVVTLAPGGPLLESPILSRVEYYRAVQSIAAGRYDIAREHLFNAVEGDPSLVRGHLLLSLLHLRSLDPKWILFLVDAGKALQGNFRGQSLLVANAVIGGFTLLILLLALLSGAALLRSLPFLRHTIMELLPDNLPRPLLLFYPFALGGALVAFFRPWSWGMGLFWLVATGVLLARRGFDRWERFVTAAFLALLITAPVAVKTAIHFTLPSMPGTTLFALSGTPLFPLEGDEGSLPLEDDGDGDILFSLALLERERGDLNRSMELYREMLDRGFGSVSVYNNMGNLLFLRGETDLAFSAYRKALDLDPERATSHYNLGQLYLEAFAFDRAREEFSKASEFNFSLIRSLSRLSRHTDRLTLIDESLPPSHLWGRFLGGRAGEQGMDWAEALGATRRILFPFPAHHAVPLALLIGFAGWFGSTRRAPLVCVRCGRILCRRCRVRETGHDFCAECSGGGTERSWGRNTVLFHRPMALALSVLFPGAGHVYLGRRRIGVFYLVLALSILILWAFRGPVLKPFPILHGGDLIPLENLIFGWVFLPVYLFVLIDALLLVRKHFRNGTLGGMI, from the coding sequence TTGCGAAAGCAAGGCATCGCCGGTATCCTTTTTCTATTCGTTCTGCTCACCGCGGGAATCGTGGGAGCGCAGACGGCGGAATGGGAAGGGGAGTCGGAGAGTCTCCTCTCCCCTCTTCCCACGGTCGATTCGGAGCGGACGGCGCATCGGGTCGTGACACTCGCTCCCGGCGGCCCCTTGCTCGAGTCGCCGATTCTTTCGCGAGTGGAATATTATCGTGCGGTGCAATCGATCGCGGCGGGACGGTACGACATCGCGCGGGAACACCTGTTCAACGCCGTGGAGGGCGATCCGTCCCTGGTGCGGGGCCACCTCCTCCTCTCCCTCCTTCACCTTCGCTCCCTCGATCCCAAGTGGATTCTCTTCCTGGTCGACGCGGGCAAGGCCCTTCAGGGGAACTTCCGAGGCCAGAGCCTCCTCGTGGCGAACGCCGTCATCGGCGGATTCACCCTCCTCATTCTGCTGCTCGCCCTCCTGAGCGGCGCGGCTCTCTTGCGGAGCCTCCCCTTCCTCCGGCACACCATAATGGAACTACTTCCCGACAACCTGCCCCGCCCGCTCCTCCTCTTCTACCCCTTCGCACTCGGAGGAGCGCTTGTCGCTTTCTTCCGTCCCTGGAGTTGGGGGATGGGACTCTTCTGGCTCGTGGCGACGGGAGTCCTCCTGGCGCGACGCGGCTTCGACCGTTGGGAGCGTTTCGTCACCGCGGCGTTCCTCGCGCTCCTCATCACCGCGCCGGTGGCCGTCAAGACGGCGATTCACTTCACCCTCCCCTCCATGCCCGGCACGACCCTCTTCGCCCTCTCCGGCACCCCCCTCTTTCCACTGGAAGGGGACGAGGGATCCCTCCCCCTGGAGGACGACGGAGACGGCGACATTCTCTTCAGCCTGGCCCTTTTGGAACGGGAACGGGGCGACCTGAACCGCTCCATGGAGCTGTACAGGGAGATGCTCGACCGCGGCTTCGGCTCCGTTTCCGTGTACAACAACATGGGGAATCTTCTCTTCCTCCGAGGGGAGACGGATCTCGCGTTTTCCGCTTACCGAAAGGCGCTGGATCTCGACCCGGAGAGGGCGACGAGCCACTACAACTTAGGCCAGCTCTACCTGGAAGCATTCGCCTTCGATCGGGCCCGGGAGGAATTCAGCAAGGCTTCGGAGTTCAACTTTTCACTCATTCGTTCTCTTTCCCGGCTGAGCCGCCACACCGATCGCCTCACCCTGATCGACGAGTCGCTCCCCCCCTCCCATCTCTGGGGACGTTTCCTGGGGGGCCGCGCGGGCGAGCAGGGTATGGACTGGGCGGAGGCGCTCGGCGCGACCCGCCGGATCCTCTTCCCCTTCCCGGCGCACCACGCCGTGCCTCTGGCGCTTCTGATCGGGTTCGCCGGCTGGTTCGGCTCGACCCGCCGCGCCCCTCTCGTTTGCGTGCGCTGCGGGCGGATTCTCTGCAGGCGCTGCCGCGTGCGGGAAACGGGTCACGACTTCTGCGCCGAATGCTCGGGCGGAGGCACGGAACGCAGCTGGGGGCGGAACACCGTCCTTTTCCATAGGCCGATGGCGCTCGCCCTATCCGTTCTTTTCCCCGGCGCCGGCCACGTATACCTGGGGCGGCGGCGGATCGGCGTTTTCTATCTCGTCCTGGCGCTCTCCATTCTGATTCTTTGGGCCTTCCGAGGACCGGTGCTCAAGCCCTTCCCGATTCTCCACGGCGGCGATCTGATCCCGCTGGAAAATCTGATCTTCGGATGGGTCTTCCTGCCGGTCTACCTTTTCGTCCTGATCGACGCGCTTCTCCTCGTCCGGAAACACTTTCGGAACGGCACTCTGGGGGGGATGATCTGA
- the glmM gene encoding phosphoglucosamine mutase has protein sequence MLKLKLGISGARGVIGETLTPEVVVRLAATYAAERAGRPVLVGGDTRPTGPMVRNALFAGLTAAGCPVLDCGVCPTPSILLAVARRPEAGGGILVTASHNPIEWNALKFVNERGFFLGPEEGEGMIRLFREGVSPWVPWDRVGRIEPGPDVEAEHLEKILKLPWIDAESIRASTHRVVLDGAGGSGSRLARMLLEKLGCVVTAIHCGMEGGFPRPPEPRPENLGALCRVVREEGAAVGFALDPDGDRLALVSDEGEPLGEESTVAIAVDYILERERGPVVLNLSTSRMAEELAERHGVPCLRTPVGEAHVAAEMIASGAVVGGEGNGGVMLPALHPMRDAAVGIALTLQAMTARGEGSAGLARRLPRYAIVKGVIVADRLNVERLLGDLRSRFGPGREDLRDGVHVAWPDRWVHVRASNTEPVVRVMAEAPDRADALRLQKAAAASLGDGLSD, from the coding sequence ATGCTGAAACTGAAATTAGGGATCTCCGGCGCGCGCGGCGTAATCGGAGAGACGCTTACACCCGAGGTGGTGGTGCGCCTGGCCGCCACCTATGCCGCGGAGCGCGCGGGGCGTCCCGTGCTGGTCGGCGGGGACACCCGGCCGACCGGGCCCATGGTAAGGAACGCCCTCTTCGCCGGTCTGACCGCCGCGGGTTGCCCGGTCCTCGACTGCGGCGTCTGCCCCACCCCCTCGATTCTCCTCGCCGTCGCACGCCGCCCGGAAGCGGGGGGCGGGATTCTTGTAACGGCGAGCCACAACCCGATCGAATGGAACGCCCTCAAGTTCGTGAATGAACGGGGGTTCTTTCTCGGGCCCGAGGAAGGGGAGGGGATGATCCGCCTTTTCCGTGAGGGCGTCTCTCCTTGGGTACCCTGGGATCGAGTCGGGCGGATCGAACCGGGACCGGACGTGGAGGCGGAGCATCTGGAGAAGATACTGAAGCTCCCCTGGATCGATGCCGAGTCGATACGCGCCTCGACGCACCGCGTCGTCCTCGACGGCGCCGGGGGCTCCGGTTCGAGACTCGCTCGGATGCTTCTCGAAAAGCTCGGGTGCGTGGTCACGGCGATTCACTGCGGCATGGAGGGGGGCTTTCCCCGACCGCCGGAACCGCGACCGGAGAACCTGGGTGCACTCTGTCGGGTGGTGCGGGAGGAGGGGGCGGCCGTCGGTTTCGCGCTGGATCCGGACGGCGACCGCCTCGCGCTCGTTTCCGATGAGGGGGAACCCCTCGGCGAGGAGTCGACGGTGGCGATCGCCGTCGACTATATCCTGGAGAGGGAGAGGGGGCCGGTGGTGCTGAATCTTTCCACCAGCCGGATGGCGGAGGAACTGGCGGAGCGCCACGGCGTTCCATGCCTCCGCACGCCCGTCGGCGAGGCGCACGTAGCGGCGGAGATGATCGCGTCCGGCGCCGTCGTCGGGGGCGAGGGAAACGGAGGCGTGATGCTCCCGGCGCTCCACCCCATGCGGGACGCGGCGGTGGGGATCGCCCTGACCTTGCAAGCGATGACGGCGCGGGGAGAAGGTTCCGCGGGACTCGCGCGCCGTCTCCCCCGTTATGCTATCGTGAAGGGAGTCATCGTCGCCGATCGTTTGAATGTGGAGCGACTTCTCGGTGATCTTCGATCCCGGTTCGGTCCGGGACGGGAAGACCTCCGGGACGGCGTCCACGTCGCGTGGCCGGACCGCTGGGTTCATGTTCGGGCCTCGAACACGGAACCGGTGGTTCGCGTGATGGCCGAAGCGCCCGACCGGGCGGACGCACTCCGTTTGCAGAAAGCGGCGGCGGCTTCGCTCGGTGACGGGCTCTCCGACTGA
- the glmS gene encoding glutamine--fructose-6-phosphate transaminase (isomerizing), with protein sequence MCGIIGYIGNRDASRILVDGLRRLEYRGYDSAGVAILQEDVIRVVKDAGKIRRLAEQIEKTPLRGTLGIAHTRWATHGVPSKINAHPHTDPTGTIAIVHNGILENFYSLKRWLIEEGSVFHTDTDTEVIAHLIARFYVDSLEEAVQKALVEMEGAYGIVVMSSRDPDRIVGARNGSPLVAGIGDGENFVASDAAAILEHTRKMIYLDDREMVVITRDGVEVKDLDNTRVEREPEEISWDLEQIEKGGYDHFMQKEIFEQPRTIRDAMSGRVVLDSGKARLGGLNIPIETLQELNRIVITACGTSWHAALIGEYMIEDLARIPVEVEYASEFRYRRPIVDEETLVAVISQSGETLDTLAAMREAQRCGARALGICNVVGSSIARESDGGVYTHAGPEIGVASTKAFTSQVTVLAILSLMLGRIRGRLTREDGLRMIKALLAIPNQVQTILDRADEIKRIAMVYAESNNALYLGRGYNYPVALEGALKLKEISYVHAEGYPAAEMKHGPIALIDKHMPVVFIALKDSAYDKVLGNIQEVKSRHGRIIAIATEGDGLVHKWAEHVIYLPHTLEPLTPILSVIPLQLFAYYIAVQRGCDVDQPRNLAKSVTVE encoded by the coding sequence ATGTGCGGAATCATCGGATACATCGGCAACCGGGACGCGTCCCGCATCCTGGTGGACGGTCTCCGTCGCCTGGAATACCGGGGCTACGATTCGGCGGGCGTCGCGATTCTCCAGGAGGACGTCATCCGCGTCGTCAAGGACGCCGGCAAGATACGGCGCCTCGCCGAACAGATCGAAAAGACCCCGCTTCGGGGGACGCTCGGCATCGCCCACACCCGCTGGGCGACCCACGGCGTTCCGTCGAAGATCAACGCCCACCCCCACACCGATCCGACCGGCACCATCGCCATCGTCCACAATGGTATTTTGGAAAACTTCTACTCCCTGAAGCGTTGGCTCATCGAGGAAGGGTCGGTCTTTCACACCGACACGGACACGGAAGTGATCGCCCACCTGATCGCGCGTTTCTACGTCGATTCCCTTGAGGAGGCGGTGCAGAAGGCGCTTGTGGAAATGGAGGGGGCTTACGGGATCGTGGTGATGTCGAGCCGCGACCCGGACCGGATCGTCGGCGCCCGCAACGGATCGCCCCTGGTGGCCGGTATCGGCGACGGGGAAAACTTCGTCGCTTCCGACGCGGCCGCCATCCTGGAACACACCCGGAAGATGATCTATCTGGACGACCGGGAGATGGTGGTGATTACGCGGGACGGAGTGGAGGTGAAGGACCTGGACAACACCCGCGTGGAGAGGGAGCCGGAGGAGATTTCCTGGGATCTGGAGCAGATCGAAAAGGGCGGATACGATCACTTCATGCAAAAAGAGATATTCGAGCAGCCCCGTACGATCCGGGACGCCATGTCCGGCCGGGTGGTGCTCGACTCGGGGAAGGCGCGGCTCGGCGGACTGAACATCCCCATTGAAACGCTACAGGAGCTGAACCGGATCGTGATCACCGCCTGCGGCACCTCCTGGCACGCCGCGCTGATCGGCGAGTACATGATCGAGGATCTCGCCCGGATCCCGGTGGAGGTGGAGTACGCCTCCGAGTTCCGCTACCGCCGGCCCATCGTGGACGAAGAGACGCTGGTGGCGGTGATCAGCCAGTCCGGCGAGACGCTGGACACGCTGGCGGCGATGCGGGAGGCTCAGCGGTGCGGCGCCCGGGCGCTCGGCATCTGCAACGTGGTGGGTTCCAGCATCGCCCGTGAGTCGGACGGAGGCGTTTACACACACGCCGGGCCTGAGATCGGCGTCGCGTCCACGAAAGCCTTCACCTCGCAGGTCACCGTGCTCGCCATTCTCAGCCTGATGCTCGGGCGGATCCGAGGGAGGCTCACACGCGAGGACGGCCTGCGGATGATCAAGGCGCTCCTGGCGATCCCGAACCAGGTGCAAACCATCCTCGACCGGGCCGACGAGATCAAGCGGATCGCCATGGTCTACGCGGAGAGCAACAACGCGCTATACCTCGGCCGGGGGTACAACTACCCGGTCGCACTGGAAGGCGCGCTCAAACTGAAGGAGATCAGCTACGTCCACGCCGAGGGGTATCCCGCCGCGGAGATGAAGCACGGCCCCATCGCACTGATCGACAAGCATATGCCGGTGGTTTTCATCGCCCTCAAGGACAGCGCATACGATAAAGTGCTCGGCAACATCCAGGAGGTGAAGTCGCGGCACGGCCGGATCATCGCCATCGCGACCGAGGGGGACGGCCTGGTACACAAATGGGCGGAGCACGTTATTTATCTCCCCCACACCCTCGAACCGCTGACGCCCATTCTCTCGGTGATTCCTCTGCAGCTTTTCGCGTATTATATCGCCGTTCAGCGCGGTTGCGACGTGGATCAACCGCGCAACCTCGCCAAGAGCGTCACCGTCGAATAG
- a CDS encoding reactive intermediate/imine deaminase (has endoribonuclease activity on mRNA), with protein sequence MERREIRTGEAPAAVGPYSQAIRTGPFVHTAGQIALDPGGGGLAGGTAGEQAERVLRNLRAVLDAAGSSMDRVVKTTVYLTDLNAFHEVNEIYARFFPDPAPARSCVEVRALPKGALVMIDAIGLAADEG encoded by the coding sequence ATGGAACGCAGGGAGATCCGGACCGGCGAAGCGCCCGCCGCGGTGGGACCGTACAGCCAAGCGATACGGACCGGTCCCTTCGTGCACACCGCCGGACAAATCGCCCTCGATCCCGGCGGCGGCGGCCTCGCGGGCGGAACGGCGGGGGAACAGGCGGAGCGGGTTCTGCGGAACCTGCGGGCGGTTTTGGACGCGGCCGGATCCTCGATGGACCGGGTGGTGAAGACCACCGTATATCTGACCGATCTGAACGCCTTCCATGAGGTGAACGAGATCTACGCCCGGTTTTTCCCCGACCCCGCGCCGGCGCGTTCCTGCGTCGAGGTGCGCGCGCTCCCGAAGGGGGCGCTCGTCATGATCGACGCGATCGGCCTGGCGGCGGATGAGGGCTAG
- the lepB gene encoding signal peptidase I, which translates to MARKSRTVERPRKRNLIREYGEAIFIAGVLFFFLRTFVVQAFTIPSGSMEDTLLVGDFLVANKFVYGARIPGTDVRLPKIRDPRAGDIIVFRAPHEEKDFIKRCVAVEGDTVELRENTLFVNGEPREEPFVALKPAGFPPRSDWGPKVVPPGHIFMLGDNRNNSQDSRYWGFLEKGRVKGLAMVLYFSWDRERILPRFSRFFRPIH; encoded by the coding sequence TTGGCTCGAAAGAGTCGGACCGTGGAACGGCCGCGGAAGAGAAATCTGATCCGGGAGTACGGCGAGGCGATCTTCATCGCCGGCGTGCTCTTCTTCTTCCTCCGCACTTTCGTGGTTCAAGCGTTCACCATCCCCTCGGGTTCGATGGAGGATACGCTCCTCGTCGGCGATTTCCTCGTCGCCAATAAATTCGTTTACGGCGCGAGGATCCCCGGCACGGACGTCCGTCTTCCCAAAATCCGCGACCCCCGCGCGGGCGACATCATCGTCTTCCGCGCCCCCCACGAGGAAAAGGACTTCATCAAGCGCTGCGTGGCGGTGGAGGGGGACACGGTGGAGCTGAGGGAGAACACGCTCTTCGTGAACGGCGAGCCGAGGGAGGAGCCCTTCGTGGCCCTGAAACCGGCCGGCTTTCCCCCACGGAGCGATTGGGGGCCGAAGGTCGTTCCGCCGGGCCATATCTTCATGCTCGGCGACAACCGAAACAACAGCCAGGACAGCCGGTACTGGGGTTTCCTGGAGAAGGGGCGCGTCAAGGGCCTCGCCATGGTGCTTTACTTCTCCTGGGACCGGGAGAGGATCCTCCCCCGTTTCAGCCGTTTCTTCCGGCCCATTCACTAA